In Zingiber officinale cultivar Zhangliang chromosome 9B, Zo_v1.1, whole genome shotgun sequence, the genomic window CTCCTGTCCGTAAAATATGTCCTTGAAGTGGTTCTTTCTTCTTTTGTTGGAAATATAGCTGCAAGTTGGCAACAAAACCAGTTGATTCATATAGAGAGTATAGAActgagaaaatgagaagataaacAATATCATACGATGTGCAGCTCTGAGTTTAGGAATGGTGAAATCTTCTGGGATGAATTTCTCGAGAATAGAGACTGGAATTGGCCGCCCTGACTTCGTTGTAGTCTTTTCAGAAGCCTCCAAGTTTTCTTTGCAGAAAGAAGTTGGTATAGACTGGATCATAGAGTGTGCCTGCAGCTCCAATGCATCCAAATAAAGATATGGAATATAAATATGAGCTAGTGTACAGTACTAGACAAAAAGAAATGTGATATATAACTTAGTAAATCTTCTCCGTAAAAAACATACCAAATCTACATTCGATGTTCCACTTGCAACACCAGCTTCATTATCTGATTGGTCAGTCAATAAATTGTTAATTGCATCTGATTTTTCCCCATTTTGCACACTTTCTGAGAAGTATAAAATAGAGATCATCCAAGTGTATAAATAGAAAGCTAATTTAGAAAGGACTTAGTGACAGACGTAATTACCATCATGGTCTGGATCTGATACGACACATTTATCGACAAACTCAGTTTTTAAGCCAAGAATTGCTTCATCAATCCGATAGTCACCAGGGCAAGATGAAACCTCCATATTTTGCTTTGATGGGCTTGATGAATtgtttgcatcttcttccttcaacTTCTGTAAGGGGATAGATCCTGCTTCTTCAGATGGCAAAACAACCTCTTTTTCATCTGGGCTACTCATTTTCATACATAATGCATCATCCTCATGCATAGAAAACAGTTTGCATAGAGATTTGGAGACACGTGCTGTTTTGTAGCTTGTTGTCTGACCTTCAGTATCAAGGATATCTGCAAGGTGCTTCTTCGCTTCTGCATATATGGGAGGCGTTGATTTTATTGCAGAGATGTCATTGCTGATTCTAGGTTTGCAATCTTCTGGATTGACCTTACTGTCATTTTCCTTGGCAATGGGAGGCTTTTCTTTATCATGCAATAATTTGCTTTTGGAGCTTGCAACTACAATGTCATTATAGAGCAGTTTTTCTTTGTCACCTGGAACCTTGTGCCCAATAGGGATTTTGTGTAAAATGCCATCCATGGAGATCACTCGTCGTTCTTTCTTATTCCCACCAATTATACCCTTAATCTTTCTTTTGatctccctaagagaaaaatTAGACATAACTCTATCACCTTCCTCATGACCACCTGTCTTACTCTGCGATGCATGTGATAAGTTTTGAACAGATTTGATTTCTTGCCCCTTTTTCGTTGCTTTAGTGGGTTTTTCAACAGGCATTCTAGTTTGATTTTCTGAATCCACACTTTTCTTTTCTGATTCTTTCTCCTTTAATCTGTCTTTTCTCCAGAAAAATCTAGGCCTACGTTGGTTATGGCCCATATCTTTATTTTCAAGCTGATCACATTTTTTGGAACACATAATATCTTCTTGAAACATTCGCACATTTTCTGAATAATTTTCAAATCCAAAACTGTCAAATTTTCCTGCTTCCCCTTCCTGACATTTGTAAATACCCCAATCAGGATCTTTTAGAAGTTTCAAGACTACATCCTTATTTGAATTGATAATTTCTAATGCCTCCATGAATTCCTTGGATTGTGAAACATTATCTAAAAGATGCCTCATATCAACATATTTCTGATTTGCAATAGCTTCAAAAACATCAGCTAGTGCCTTGAAAATAATATAATCCTTTCTGTTCAGTTGGGAATCAAACTCACTGGGATGGTCATTCAGTTTCTGAACCATTGCTATCAGGTCAATCTTATCATTATCAATGACAATAATATCTTTGTGTGATTGTTTGTAAGTGTAAAACTCTACCAAAAATGCAATGAGATCAGAGTCAAGGGAGGAACCGTTGGTTAGTGTAATCTTATCGGACCCTTGACCAGCCAAATTCAGAAGCTCAGTTTGATTGTTAACATCAGAATCTGAAGTCAgcttgtatttattgcttctttCTCGAACCATTTCTTCCTTCATGAGAGTTTTAACACTAGCAAAGCTTGCATCATCTCCCTTTGCTTTGATTCCAGTAACGTTCTGAAAAAGCATCAGGTCTGATATCCATCAAGATTAGGGGCGACAATGCTCAATATCTCAAGATCCTAATTTAATTGTTTTTTCTTTCATTATCAGAAATCTCTCGACGTAAATCTTTTAAACCTCACGGGTCATTAATATATGGCGTGCAAAGAATTGATTACAAACTTAGAAGGATAGACAGGAGAGTATATAACTAAATTTGGTGAGCGAGAATGTTAACCGACTGTCTTGGAAATTCCGAAAAAAGTTAATAGCATTTGCATTTCAGCATGAGCTTCAGGAACTTGAGACATGAAAGTTGTTTGTTTTCCAATTATCTACTCATAGTTGACACATTTCCCATTTTCTTCATGATATATATGCTGTAATAGTTACGATATATTTTCATGATCCAAGATTTTATTAATCATGGACTTCTCCAATTGGAAAATATAACACTATGCTCTAAATCTAGACAAATCGACTGTACTTACCTTGGCATCTTCGTATTTACCTCTGTTACTGCTGGGCTTATCGAGTTTAATTTTCGAATCACCTTTACCTGCAAATGGTACAGAGAAATGATGAAGCTATAAACATTAACAAATTCTCAACGCCAGACAGGATCAAATCCAGTCAAATTCTCAAACCATCCTTTCTAAAGATTTAAAGAATTTTCCAAAGTGCAAGGAAAACAAGAATCTTTGTCAATATAACATAAAGAACTAATTTTGCAAAATTTCTTTACAGCAATAAGTATGTCGAAACTAGGGATGCATTATAGAATGTATTCAAGCTCTTGTAATTGCATTCAGGTTAAATGTAATCTCATAATAACCAAAACAGTGAATAAAACACAACAACAAAGTAAAAGACATTGACTGATGATGCTTCAATAGCTTAGTGATAATAGTACGATCATATGAACAAAGAGCACTTACTGCCTTGTCTAGAACTTGCAGGTCGAACATCTGAAAGTAACCTCGGAGTAGGTGGACTTTTGTGAAAGTCAAACAAGCTAATTAAAGGCCACAAGCACCCTGCGTTGTTCTTCTCAAGTTGCGGAGGCCTTTTAATCGATCTTTTTGCCATTATCCAAAGGGTGTTTTTAGCACTAACTTTCTTCAAAAATTGTCTTGAAAACTGAAGCATGCATAGAGGAAAAAGCGATAAGTTTTGAGAATGTGGATATATACGAATATATCAGACTATGAGGAGAAAAATATTGCAGTATTGACACATGAAACAAACATGTTTGAGTCAACCAAACTTCAGAAATATCTATTACATATCTGGAGTCTAGACAGaaattttatatcaaaaattttgCAGATCTCTTCTGGCTTTTGTATAATATTCACTTCTTATCAAATAACTTGTTATAAAAGGCATGCATCTATTAGAACAATTATTACGATTAGTATATATTAATACCTGAAAACAGAAATCTGGTTTGAAGAGACGGAGGCTTGTAAATAACAGCTTTATTTTTTGTTTCTCCTCTGCCAAATTACAGAACTTGGAGTCAGTCAGACAAATTTTCTTCTGCTGTCAACTAAACTTCAAACCTTTCCTCATATTTTATCAGATCTTGATCACCAACCCACCAAATTCTTCAAATCATAGAGTAACAATGAACAAAGCTTCAGAACCAACGCAGCCTAACATCAAATCTGAATCCAAATCACAACTAGTTCCAGTCTGCGTcactcagtaaaatgcaactcaAAAGCAAAGAATCCAAATCCAAAAACCAAGCTTCGCTATGTACACTTCTATACTCAAACCACAAAATTGCTTAATCGTTTTGATGCCTTATGCAGTGATAAGGACACGAAGGAGCCCTCACTTTCCCAATCAACTTCGAGCTTTCAAACTATGCACGCATCCAAGGAAGAAAATGATCAAGAAGAGCAAACCAACAAGCATCAAATCGACTGTAAACCTCGAAGAAGGAAACAAAAGGATCCCTTTTTCCCCAACCAGGGTAACTGTCCGAAACAGAACACGCAAACGAAAAAAAGGATTCAATCTTTTGATCCTTGTGGCACTCTCGCTTGCAGAAAACACACCAAGTGGAGATCTTTACATCTGCTCTAATCCAGATTTCGTCAAAGGCAGATCGGCGACCCCCAAAAGCGACGCCTTTCCTACTAGAGGCGTACTtcgggaagaaggagaagaccgGGACTGCTCGTCCAATAATCGTGCTTCTTGACGCTGGGAGGAAGCGTTCCCTGGAAGGAATCCCCACGCCAGGCGCTCCtgtcctccctccctccctccctcctccCACCCTTTGTCGCTCTCTCTTTCTCTATCGTGCTCTCATCTTTTTCTACAGCGCGAGGGAGAACAATGGCTGCTTTTGGACCCTGATTTCTTTTTCCAGGGCAGGGTCGGCTTTTGCTGGCTGCTTTGCTTTGATGGTTTTTGTCTTTGCTTTCGCTTCACTGTACTCGACTCATCTCACGCCTAATTCATCAGATTAGATTAGCCACAACCTCCAAAGGAAAAGAGGATAATTTTGGAAGACACTTGTTTCCCCAGAATACCGTCGTCACAGGTCGTTTGCTGATCTGTACCAATCACCATTCTCGTTCTGTTCCAGCAAAAGTCTCATCTTTCGGTGAACGCTTCTGCCTTTTCTTACACTGACGCATGTCATCAAGCACTTTCAATAAAGTTCGCCTTTACAATATCGCGAAACAAATTTTAAATCGCCAGCAATAAGATTTTCTCTACTGTCTACTTCACAAAAATTCTTCCAACAAATTATAATACTCTGTGTGAATCCAATTGGCATGGTTTCAATGCCAAAGAACTCTTTTTTATATAAGAAAACTAAAATTATAGTTTTAATGGCATcagaaactttaaaaaaatatagaccATGTTGATAGTTGGCACATCATATTTTTTAACAAGACAAGACCAAGCAAAATTATTAACTGAATTCttcaaacaaagaaaaaaaaaactaaatacagaGATTCTTCGTATGAAAAGTAGTCTCCATTcatatctatatatttttttatttaaattaaatcaaatgagaaaaaaaaaacaatggtaAACTTTAATGCAGACAAAAGATAAATATTGCTGTGTGTGGTCTGATTCATGGTTCACAATCACAAACTGCTGTAACATGAAATGCTACCAACCAGTTGCTCCAAAAGATTGGATACAAAGGAAATCAAccagaaaattaatatttattgtttGTAAAGACAAAATTTTGATTGCAACTGTAGCTTTCGTTTCAATGGATCACAATCGCAGCACGGCAGCAGCTATGAGTGGTAGCATTTTTTGTTGCTGTTTTTTATGTGAAATTTAGTTGCTCCAAATTGCTGGAATTGTTAGTTGC contains:
- the LOC122025355 gene encoding uncharacterized protein LOC122025355 isoform X1; translated protein: MAKRSIKRPPQLEKNNAGCLWPLISLFDFHKSPPTPRLLSDVRPASSRQGSKGDSKIKLDKPSSNRGKYEDAKNVTGIKAKGDDASFASVKTLMKEEMVRERSNKYKLTSDSDVNNQTELLNLAGQGSDKITLTNGSSLDSDLIAFLVEFYTYKQSHKDIIVIDNDKIDLIAMVQKLNDHPSEFDSQLNRKDYIIFKALADVFEAIANQKYVDMRHLLDNVSQSKEFMEALEIINSNKDVVLKLLKDPDWGIYKCQEGEAGKFDSFGFENYSENVRMFQEDIMCSKKCDQLENKDMGHNQRRPRFFWRKDRLKEKESEKKSVDSENQTRMPVEKPTKATKKGQEIKSVQNLSHASQSKTGGHEEGDRVMSNFSLREIKRKIKGIIGGNKKERRVISMDGILHKIPIGHKVPGDKEKLLYNDIVVASSKSKLLHDKEKPPIAKENDSKVNPEDCKPRISNDISAIKSTPPIYAEAKKHLADILDTEGQTTSYKTARVSKSLCKLFSMHEDDALCMKMSSPDEKEVVLPSEEAGSIPLQKLKEEDANNSSSPSKQNMEVSSCPGDYRIDEAILGLKTEFVDKCVVSDPDHDESVQNGEKSDAINNLLTDQSDNEAGVASGTSNVDLAHSMIQSIPTSFCKENLEASEKTTTKSGRPIPVSILEKFIPEDFTIPKLRAAHPIFPTKEERTTSRTYFTDRRARVKYVEAILEASGLKTNDFSRWHLSDNLLEPSMFYEVGSSCYPQIEDPKLLFDCINEALEEIQENFKCTPWVSLLSANVPIAPRGWSLSKEVNRIIERHIPLDFSDSIDPLVTKDMEVGSWMGLQFETEAAVLEIWDTALDDLVEEAIFDLWLDLSADW
- the LOC122025355 gene encoding uncharacterized protein LOC122025355 isoform X2, which codes for MLFQNVTGIKAKGDDASFASVKTLMKEEMVRERSNKYKLTSDSDVNNQTELLNLAGQGSDKITLTNGSSLDSDLIAFLVEFYTYKQSHKDIIVIDNDKIDLIAMVQKLNDHPSEFDSQLNRKDYIIFKALADVFEAIANQKYVDMRHLLDNVSQSKEFMEALEIINSNKDVVLKLLKDPDWGIYKCQEGEAGKFDSFGFENYSENVRMFQEDIMCSKKCDQLENKDMGHNQRRPRFFWRKDRLKEKESEKKSVDSENQTRMPVEKPTKATKKGQEIKSVQNLSHASQSKTGGHEEGDRVMSNFSLREIKRKIKGIIGGNKKERRVISMDGILHKIPIGHKVPGDKEKLLYNDIVVASSKSKLLHDKEKPPIAKENDSKVNPEDCKPRISNDISAIKSTPPIYAEAKKHLADILDTEGQTTSYKTARVSKSLCKLFSMHEDDALCMKMSSPDEKEVVLPSEEAGSIPLQKLKEEDANNSSSPSKQNMEVSSCPGDYRIDEAILGLKTEFVDKCVVSDPDHDESVQNGEKSDAINNLLTDQSDNEAGVASGTSNVDLAHSMIQSIPTSFCKENLEASEKTTTKSGRPIPVSILEKFIPEDFTIPKLRAAHPIFPTKEERTTSRTYFTDRRARVKYVEAILEASGLKTNDFSRWHLSDNLLEPSMFYEVGSSCYPQIEDPKLLFDCINEALEEIQENFKCTPWVSLLSANVPIAPRGWSLSKEVNRIIERHIPLDFSDSIDPLVTKDMEVGSWMGLQFETEAAVLEIWDTALDDLVEEAIFDLWLDLSADW